A single Phytohabitans houttuyneae DNA region contains:
- a CDS encoding LuxR C-terminal-related transcriptional regulator → MVGGWPLIGRSEELQVIDAVLGRENGLRGVVLAGAAGVGKTRLAREALEGARRRGMTGRWVTGSVSARTLPLGAFAAVLPWVGSDPMRALGQAADALLAGAGQAGALVVVDDGHLLDEVSATLVHQLAAGTAATVVVTVRTGEPVPDAVTAVWKDAHLDRLEVVPLSQPQTAELLEAALGGPVDTAAVARMWRLSRGNPLYLRELVAGERAAGQLAQRDGLWRWAGEPALSAKLVELVEARMGRLPEPVRDVVDLLAFAGDLEVDVLGRLVDAAALEGAETSALITVDTDRGQLSASLTHPLYGEARRARTGAFRARQLRRRIVGALLETGPRGADDELRCAALMVDSDFAVEPGLLMRAANRAAQLLDLPLAIRLGRVAFAHGGGFAAKAIVAQGLSMQGRGAEAEVELRLLSGLADTDALRAWAAAVRAGNLFFTLNHPTHAEQVLGEAMTAISDQPAREILWALHAVFEGLLARPGEAARAAGVVLDAPRPQPNAEFLASWGLVAALGVTGRADNVGPVAARGFRAGVSFDTAVLWFNLAEAELMALRLAGYLPQAEALAARCRQQAADIPGVPQLMAAALTGHAELARGRLRDAVRWMREALTGFTAIDPGGRVFDGLLWLTQAWAMAGNADAAAQTLERLAANHHTGFRYRETDVILARAWVAAAQGALSQAIALTREAAAAAAHLPACEVLALQTAVRFGDRTTAGRLAVLAAEVDGPRAQLAAAHAAALAADDGHALRAVSTRLEQTGDWMAAADAAAQAAAAHARAKKADLARMDGGRAHLLAHRCQGARTPAILSAARPLPITTREREIITLASRGLTNRDIARRLGLSVRTVEGHLYRVGAKLGITRRADLADLLSDDGPQPL, encoded by the coding sequence GTGGTTGGTGGTTGGCCGCTGATCGGCCGATCAGAGGAGTTGCAGGTTATCGATGCCGTCCTCGGCCGGGAGAATGGTCTACGCGGCGTGGTGCTGGCCGGGGCGGCCGGAGTGGGAAAGACACGCCTGGCCCGCGAGGCCCTGGAGGGTGCCCGGCGTCGCGGGATGACGGGCCGCTGGGTTACCGGTTCGGTGTCCGCCCGTACGTTGCCGCTGGGGGCGTTCGCGGCGGTGCTGCCGTGGGTGGGATCCGATCCGATGCGCGCGCTCGGCCAAGCGGCCGACGCGCTGCTCGCCGGTGCCGGTCAGGCGGGTGCGCTGGTGGTGGTCGACGACGGGCATCTGCTCGACGAGGTGTCGGCGACGCTGGTCCACCAGTTGGCGGCCGGTACGGCGGCGACGGTGGTGGTGACCGTTCGCACCGGCGAGCCGGTCCCGGACGCGGTGACGGCGGTGTGGAAGGACGCGCATCTGGACCGGCTGGAGGTCGTGCCGCTGTCCCAGCCCCAGACCGCGGAACTGCTTGAGGCCGCACTGGGTGGGCCGGTCGACACCGCGGCGGTGGCGCGGATGTGGCGGCTGTCCCGCGGCAACCCGTTGTACCTGCGCGAACTCGTCGCCGGCGAGCGGGCCGCCGGCCAGCTCGCGCAGCGGGACGGACTGTGGCGCTGGGCGGGCGAGCCGGCACTGTCCGCGAAGCTGGTGGAGCTTGTCGAGGCGCGGATGGGCCGGCTGCCGGAGCCCGTGCGTGACGTGGTCGACCTCCTCGCCTTCGCCGGCGACCTCGAGGTGGACGTGCTGGGCCGGCTCGTCGACGCCGCGGCGCTGGAGGGAGCCGAGACGTCGGCACTGATCACAGTGGACACCGACCGAGGGCAGCTGTCGGCGAGCCTGACCCATCCGTTGTACGGCGAGGCGCGCCGGGCCCGCACCGGGGCGTTCCGAGCCCGGCAGCTTCGCCGCCGGATCGTGGGAGCACTGCTGGAGACCGGACCCCGCGGCGCGGACGACGAGCTGCGCTGCGCCGCATTGATGGTCGACTCCGATTTCGCCGTCGAACCCGGACTGCTGATGCGGGCGGCGAACCGCGCGGCCCAGCTGCTCGACCTGCCCCTCGCCATCCGCCTGGGACGAGTGGCTTTCGCGCACGGCGGCGGATTCGCGGCCAAGGCGATCGTCGCGCAAGGCCTCAGCATGCAGGGCCGGGGCGCCGAGGCGGAAGTCGAGCTGCGGCTGCTGTCCGGGCTGGCCGACACGGACGCCCTGCGCGCCTGGGCCGCCGCGGTACGGGCCGGCAACCTCTTCTTCACCCTGAACCATCCGACCCACGCGGAGCAGGTGCTCGGCGAGGCCATGACAGCGATATCCGACCAGCCGGCTCGGGAGATCCTGTGGGCGCTGCACGCGGTGTTCGAAGGCTTGCTCGCACGGCCCGGCGAGGCGGCGCGGGCCGCCGGCGTGGTGCTCGACGCGCCCCGGCCGCAACCGAACGCCGAGTTCCTGGCCAGCTGGGGGCTGGTCGCCGCGCTGGGAGTAACCGGCCGCGCCGACAACGTCGGGCCGGTGGCCGCGCGCGGGTTCCGTGCCGGGGTGTCCTTCGACACCGCGGTGCTGTGGTTCAACCTCGCCGAAGCCGAGCTCATGGCGCTGCGACTGGCCGGATACCTGCCCCAGGCCGAGGCGCTCGCCGCCCGCTGCCGCCAGCAGGCGGCCGACATTCCTGGCGTGCCGCAGCTCATGGCCGCCGCCTTGACCGGACACGCCGAGCTGGCCCGGGGACGACTGCGCGACGCGGTGCGCTGGATGCGGGAGGCGCTGACCGGGTTTACCGCCATCGACCCGGGCGGGCGAGTCTTCGACGGCCTGCTCTGGCTGACCCAGGCGTGGGCCATGGCCGGCAACGCCGACGCCGCGGCGCAGACGCTTGAACGCCTCGCCGCCAACCACCATACGGGCTTCAGGTACCGGGAGACGGACGTCATTCTCGCGCGGGCGTGGGTGGCGGCGGCCCAGGGCGCCCTCAGCCAGGCCATCGCGCTGACCCGGGAGGCGGCCGCGGCGGCGGCGCACCTGCCGGCCTGCGAGGTGTTGGCCCTGCAGACCGCGGTCCGCTTCGGTGACCGGACCACGGCGGGCCGGCTCGCCGTGCTCGCTGCCGAGGTCGACGGTCCCCGAGCCCAGCTCGCCGCCGCTCACGCCGCCGCCCTCGCCGCCGACGACGGCCACGCCTTGCGGGCGGTGTCGACGCGGCTCGAACAGACCGGTGACTGGATGGCCGCCGCCGACGCCGCCGCCCAGGCCGCCGCCGCGCACGCCCGCGCCAAGAAGGCCGACCTGGCACGCATGGACGGTGGCCGGGCACACCTACTGGCGCACCGATGTCAGGGCGCCCGCACCCCCGCCATCCTCAGCGCCGCCCGCCCGCTGCCGATCACCACCCGGGAACGGGAGATCATCACGTTGGCCAGCCGCGGCCTGACCAACCGCGACATCGCCCGCCGGCTCGGCCTGTCCGTGCGCACCGTGGAGGGACACCTGTACCGCGTCGGCGCCAAGCTCGGCATCACCCGCCGCGCCGACCTCGCCGACCTCCTGAGCGACGACGGACCCCAGCCTCTCTGA
- a CDS encoding SigE family RNA polymerase sigma factor, translating into MQQDDHDGFREFVAARMASLRNLAYVTCGDWYAAEDAVANTLAKLYPRWGRLERPDLYAQTMVFRAAIDETRRPWWRRERPAGDVLPDVAQADPAESTDERLRVRGALMTVPPRQRAVLFLRYFQG; encoded by the coding sequence TTGCAGCAGGACGATCACGACGGGTTCCGCGAGTTCGTAGCCGCACGCATGGCGTCACTGCGCAACCTGGCGTACGTGACGTGCGGTGACTGGTACGCCGCCGAGGACGCCGTCGCCAACACCCTGGCCAAGCTCTACCCGCGCTGGGGCCGGCTCGAGCGACCTGACCTGTACGCGCAGACCATGGTGTTCCGCGCCGCCATCGACGAGACCCGCCGGCCGTGGTGGCGGCGGGAGCGACCGGCCGGCGACGTGCTGCCCGACGTTGCGCAGGCCGATCCGGCCGAGTCCACCGACGAACGCCTCAGGGTGCGGGGAGCCCTCATGACGGTGCCGCCCCGCCAGCGTGCCGTTCTCTTTCTGCGCTACTTCCAGGGCTGA
- a CDS encoding NB-ARC domain-containing protein has product MRRRRRARPVLIGVLAAAGVFAGLATGLSLPSGGPHPIQLTLAVAASLLSGWLTAVQIGGGSDERPAAPDRPVASSPLSQLPPDLGDFADREAYLATLLERLESRSDDRIAIATVAGKAGVGKTALAIRVAHQVARRFPGGQLYVNLRGVEEQAVTPEDALAGFLRDLGVPGPVIPEDLQERARMYRARLAGRRVLVVLDNAADEVQIRPLVPSSPGSAVLVTSRRPLAGLEGAQPLVLDVMDHQAAHTLFSSVVGAQRVAADPEAASRIVDLCGGLPLAVRIAGARLATKPHWTLSGFVRRLSDEGERLAELRAGDLEVRASFALSYHDLEPRQHLAFQALGLSNAPDFAPWTLAALLDCTAREAADLLEGLADAQLVEAGATTSLGIASTTCSASSRGNGCARKCRRPIRPRRCAGSSRRTSHAPRRAPPSCATTSGRPRSTSHWAGSTPSGPASSPPSSRRRPRASTRRPGGWPRP; this is encoded by the coding sequence ATGAGGCGGCGGCGCCGGGCCCGGCCGGTGCTCATCGGTGTGCTCGCCGCGGCCGGCGTGTTCGCCGGCCTCGCTACCGGGCTCTCCCTTCCCAGCGGTGGTCCCCACCCGATCCAGCTCACCCTCGCCGTCGCCGCGTCGCTGCTGTCGGGGTGGCTCACCGCGGTCCAGATCGGAGGCGGCTCGGACGAGCGGCCGGCGGCGCCCGACCGGCCCGTCGCCAGTTCCCCGCTCAGCCAGCTGCCACCCGACCTCGGCGACTTCGCCGACCGCGAGGCATATCTCGCGACGCTCCTCGAACGGCTCGAATCCAGGTCTGATGACCGTATCGCCATCGCGACCGTGGCCGGCAAGGCCGGCGTCGGAAAGACGGCGTTGGCCATCCGGGTCGCGCACCAGGTGGCGCGGCGCTTTCCCGGCGGACAGCTCTATGTCAACCTGCGCGGCGTCGAGGAACAGGCGGTCACGCCGGAGGACGCACTCGCCGGATTCCTGCGCGACCTCGGCGTGCCCGGCCCGGTGATCCCGGAGGACCTCCAGGAGCGCGCCCGCATGTACCGCGCCCGGCTCGCCGGCCGGCGCGTGCTCGTCGTGCTCGACAACGCCGCCGACGAGGTGCAGATCCGTCCGCTGGTGCCCAGCAGCCCGGGCAGCGCGGTACTGGTGACGAGCCGGCGGCCGCTGGCCGGGCTGGAGGGCGCGCAGCCGCTGGTGCTCGACGTCATGGACCATCAGGCGGCGCACACGCTGTTCTCATCCGTTGTCGGTGCGCAGCGCGTCGCGGCGGACCCCGAAGCCGCGAGCCGGATCGTCGACCTGTGCGGCGGCCTGCCGCTCGCGGTCCGGATCGCCGGCGCGCGGCTGGCGACCAAGCCGCATTGGACACTGTCCGGATTCGTACGCCGGCTCAGCGACGAAGGGGAACGGCTGGCCGAGCTGCGCGCCGGAGACCTGGAGGTACGCGCGAGCTTCGCGCTGAGCTACCACGACCTCGAGCCGAGGCAACATCTGGCGTTTCAGGCACTCGGCTTGTCCAACGCACCCGACTTCGCGCCGTGGACGCTGGCCGCGCTGCTCGACTGCACCGCGCGGGAGGCTGCCGACCTGCTGGAAGGGCTGGCCGACGCGCAGTTGGTCGAGGCGGGGGCGACGACGAGCCTCGGTATCGCTTCCACGACCTGCTCCGCGTCTTCGCGCGGGAACGGCTGCGCGAGGAAATGCCGGCGACCGATCAGGCCGCGGCGGTGCGCCGGCTCATCGAGGCGTACCTCGCACGCGCCGAGGCGGGCGCCGCCGTCCTGCGCTACGACGAGCGGGCGCCCGCGGTCGACGAGCCACTGGGCTGGTTCAACACCGAGTGGGCCGGCCTCATCGCCGCCGTCGAGCAGGCGTCGGCCCAGGGCCTCGACGAGGCGACCTGGCGGCTGGCCGCGGCCATGA
- a CDS encoding tetratricopeptide repeat protein, whose amino-acid sequence MTPYCEIRARLRDWGHVQQIALEAARRSDDARGAAVVQQHLGRLSRYRGRFDEAEALLYQSLAGFEALGDVPGRAVVLHHLGAVAVNQGRPELAETRMREALGLFRDLGQRHGEAQTLRWLAHICGNRGEFESAIRFFQEALPLFASLGDRHGEAQTLRWLGDVYGDSGRYDEAIECFDRCLPVLRDVDDPLGEAWALLDLGDVHRERGDLDTAMRCFKAAQESFVRYQSTAGEAAILLCLADVHRERGEFAAATAELDRARAAYRDMGDPVGEAWALLCFGDLHLAQGRHGAAVDVLEQAVPLFRAADKRLHEGRALRSLAAAFAGVGEHERSGSALAEALALFDGIGAPEAAAVRREMEAQATE is encoded by the coding sequence ATGACGCCGTACTGCGAGATCCGGGCACGGCTGCGCGATTGGGGCCACGTCCAACAGATCGCGTTGGAGGCGGCGCGCCGGTCAGACGACGCACGGGGCGCCGCGGTCGTCCAGCAGCACCTCGGCCGCCTGTCCCGCTACCGGGGACGGTTCGACGAGGCCGAGGCGCTGCTGTACCAGTCGCTGGCGGGCTTCGAGGCGCTCGGCGACGTTCCCGGGCGGGCCGTTGTCCTGCACCACCTCGGCGCCGTCGCGGTCAACCAGGGCCGGCCGGAGCTGGCGGAGACCCGGATGCGCGAGGCACTCGGGCTGTTCCGGGATCTGGGCCAGCGCCACGGCGAGGCGCAGACCTTGCGGTGGCTGGCGCACATCTGCGGCAACCGGGGCGAGTTCGAGTCCGCGATCCGGTTCTTCCAGGAGGCGCTCCCGCTGTTCGCGTCGCTCGGCGACCGCCACGGCGAGGCGCAGACCTTGCGGTGGCTCGGCGACGTGTACGGCGACAGCGGGCGGTACGACGAGGCGATCGAGTGCTTCGACCGCTGCCTGCCGGTGCTCCGCGACGTCGACGACCCGCTCGGCGAGGCGTGGGCGTTGCTCGACCTCGGCGACGTGCACCGGGAGCGCGGCGATCTCGACACGGCCATGCGATGTTTCAAGGCGGCGCAGGAGAGTTTCGTCCGGTACCAGTCGACGGCGGGCGAGGCCGCGATCCTGCTCTGCCTGGCAGACGTCCACCGCGAGCGCGGCGAGTTCGCCGCCGCGACCGCTGAGCTCGACCGCGCGCGTGCCGCCTACCGGGACATGGGCGACCCGGTCGGCGAGGCATGGGCGTTGCTGTGCTTCGGCGACCTCCACCTGGCGCAGGGCCGCCACGGCGCCGCGGTCGACGTTCTTGAGCAGGCGGTACCGCTCTTTCGCGCCGCCGACAAACGACTGCACGAGGGACGGGCACTGCGCAGCCTCGCGGCCGCCTTCGCCGGCGTCGGCGAGCACGAACGGTCCGGATCGGCGCTTGCGGAGGCGTTGGCGCTGTTCGACGGTATCGGCGCACCGGAAGCCGCCGCCGTGCGGCGCGAGATGGAGGCCCAGGCCACCGAGTAG
- a CDS encoding helix-turn-helix transcriptional regulator, producing the protein MLGALGLTPDEETVYRALLSRPGTAAAELAQALAQSGSEVSAALSRLVAHGLVVRAGNGFTAAPPAVALGAMISERRDALRTAELGLAAFAEEHRAAMVGRSISELIEVITGIDAIRHRFLQLQHAARTQLRNFVTAPFIAVPPGENTGEDAAIDRGVEVRVVIERSALAEPRTFHETVASLHNGVKVRVVKELPMKLVLADADIGLVPLAAEPYGEPGAVLLHRSGLLAALDALFESTWQHAHPLDLSIAGTDPAAADDLTERQPDGITPLDRKILALLVAGLTDQAVATQLNLSLRTLQRHLRRLMDLAVVDNRMQLGWYAAHQGWA; encoded by the coding sequence ATGCTCGGCGCGCTGGGGCTCACGCCCGACGAGGAGACGGTGTACCGCGCGCTGCTCAGCCGCCCGGGCACCGCCGCGGCCGAGCTCGCCCAAGCGCTGGCGCAGTCCGGATCCGAGGTCTCGGCGGCGCTGTCGCGCCTCGTGGCGCACGGTCTGGTGGTCCGCGCGGGCAACGGTTTCACCGCGGCCCCACCCGCCGTGGCGCTCGGCGCCATGATCAGCGAGCGGCGTGACGCGCTGCGGACGGCCGAACTGGGGCTGGCCGCCTTCGCCGAGGAGCACCGGGCGGCGATGGTCGGCCGCTCCATCAGCGAACTGATCGAGGTCATCACCGGGATCGACGCCATCCGCCATCGTTTCCTCCAGCTCCAGCACGCCGCCCGGACGCAACTGCGCAACTTCGTGACCGCGCCGTTCATCGCCGTGCCGCCCGGCGAGAACACGGGCGAAGACGCCGCCATCGACCGGGGTGTGGAGGTCCGCGTCGTCATCGAACGGTCGGCCCTGGCCGAACCCCGGACCTTCCACGAGACGGTGGCGTCGTTGCACAACGGGGTGAAGGTGCGCGTCGTCAAAGAACTGCCGATGAAGCTGGTGCTTGCCGACGCCGACATCGGCCTGGTACCGCTGGCGGCCGAACCGTACGGCGAGCCCGGCGCGGTCCTGCTGCACCGCAGCGGACTGCTCGCCGCGCTGGACGCGCTGTTCGAAAGCACGTGGCAGCACGCGCACCCGCTCGACCTGTCGATCGCTGGCACCGACCCGGCGGCGGCCGACGACCTGACCGAGCGGCAGCCCGACGGCATCACCCCGCTGGACCGCAAGATCCTCGCGCTGCTGGTCGCCGGCCTGACCGACCAGGCGGTCGCCACACAGCTGAACCTGTCGCTGCGGACGCTGCAACGCCACCTGCGCCGCCTGATGGACCTCGCCGTCGTCGACAACCGGATGCAGCTCGGCTGGTACGCCGCCCACCAGGGCTGGGCCTGA
- a CDS encoding MarR family winged helix-turn-helix transcriptional regulator, whose product MQVPPGPVTASTDAERAMFDFVDAYDRAYETAAINHGLSVAQACVLGRLARPRGMSELADELGCDASNITQIIARLEARDLVRRETSPHDRRSRLIIRTAGGSDLYAEFEESFEFARSAIANLDATERDQLAALLRKALGAPPA is encoded by the coding sequence ATGCAGGTCCCGCCCGGGCCCGTCACCGCGTCGACCGACGCCGAGCGGGCCATGTTCGATTTCGTCGACGCGTACGACCGCGCCTACGAGACCGCCGCGATCAACCACGGGCTGAGCGTGGCGCAGGCGTGCGTGCTCGGCCGCCTGGCCAGGCCGCGCGGGATGAGCGAGCTCGCCGACGAGCTGGGCTGCGACGCGTCCAACATCACGCAGATCATCGCCCGGCTCGAGGCGCGCGACCTGGTCCGGCGCGAGACGAGCCCGCACGACCGCCGCTCCCGCCTCATCATCCGCACCGCGGGCGGCAGCGACCTCTACGCGGAGTTCGAGGAGTCGTTCGAGTTCGCCCGCTCGGCCATCGCCAACCTCGACGCCACGGAGCGGGACCAGCTGGCCGCCTTGCTCCGCAAGGCCCTCGGCGCGCCTCCCGCCTGA
- a CDS encoding FG-GAP-like repeat-containing protein, whose translation MHTWRGDRAGERFGFAVSELSDIDGDGAREAIIGAPFHQDAAGTAAGHTDVVSGRTGALLYRFEGAAEDRHGYAMADAGDVNADGVADVVVGATGVSALACTAVPRTGRVYVYSGADGAMLLRIDGETPGDQFGAAVAAAGDVDRDGRADMLVGAPCHDGANGADAGRAYVVSGRTGAMLRVHDGRAAGDGLGWGTGAVGDVTGDRRADYVIGAKDAGPGDRGLAYVYDGHHGRLRHVLAGNQRSAEFGWFFVASAGDVDRDGRNDVYVGDFCADDAAGDCSTPLGQAYVFSGRTGRLLHLFRGEQPGDGAGPGRSAGDVDRDGHADVVVGLYASSAAAPQAGRVIVYSGRTGRKLFDYASQNAGETLGYDAVGLGDVNGDGRTELLLSAAIGDVVYVVST comes from the coding sequence GTGCACACCTGGCGCGGCGACAGGGCGGGGGAGCGGTTCGGGTTCGCGGTCAGTGAGCTGTCGGACATCGATGGCGACGGCGCCCGCGAGGCGATCATCGGCGCACCGTTCCACCAGGACGCGGCCGGAACAGCGGCTGGGCACACCGACGTGGTCTCCGGCCGGACGGGGGCGCTGCTGTACCGGTTCGAGGGTGCGGCGGAGGACCGGCACGGGTACGCGATGGCGGACGCCGGTGATGTGAACGCGGACGGTGTCGCGGATGTCGTGGTAGGAGCCACCGGCGTCTCGGCGCTGGCCTGCACGGCGGTCCCCCGTACCGGTCGGGTCTACGTGTACTCCGGCGCGGACGGGGCGATGCTTCTGCGGATCGACGGTGAGACGCCGGGCGACCAGTTCGGTGCGGCGGTCGCCGCGGCCGGTGACGTCGACCGCGACGGCCGTGCCGACATGCTTGTCGGTGCACCCTGCCACGACGGCGCAAACGGCGCGGACGCGGGTCGGGCGTATGTCGTATCGGGGCGGACCGGCGCGATGCTGCGCGTACACGACGGCAGAGCGGCCGGCGACGGACTTGGCTGGGGAACCGGTGCCGTGGGCGATGTGACCGGCGACCGGCGTGCGGACTACGTGATCGGGGCGAAGGACGCCGGACCGGGCGACCGTGGCCTCGCCTACGTGTACGACGGGCACCACGGCCGGCTGCGGCATGTGCTCGCGGGCAACCAGCGGTCTGCGGAGTTCGGATGGTTCTTCGTGGCCAGCGCCGGCGACGTCGACCGCGACGGGCGAAACGACGTGTACGTCGGAGACTTCTGCGCAGATGACGCGGCCGGTGACTGCAGCACGCCGCTTGGGCAGGCATACGTGTTCTCCGGGCGGACGGGCCGGCTGCTGCACCTGTTCCGGGGCGAGCAGCCGGGCGACGGCGCAGGTCCGGGCCGGTCTGCTGGTGACGTCGACCGCGACGGCCACGCGGACGTCGTGGTGGGCCTGTACGCCAGCAGCGCGGCAGCGCCGCAGGCGGGCCGGGTCATCGTCTACTCCGGACGGACCGGCCGTAAGCTGTTCGACTACGCCAGCCAGAACGCGGGTGAGACGTTGGGCTACGACGCGGTCGGGCTCGGTGATGTCAATGGCGA